The genomic DNA GCTGAAGGCCATCTACGCGCCCATCGTCGCCCGCAGCGGCGGCGCGTTCGTGGAGATGGGCATCGCCAGCGCGGAGCTGACGAAGCACGCCTCGAACTCGTTCCTCGCCATGAAGATCTCCTACATCAACGCCGTCAGCCGCATCTGCGAGCTGGCCGGTGCGGACGTGGAGCAGGTGGCGAACGGCATGGGCCTCGACCGCCGCATCGGGCGGCAGTTCCTGAAGGCGGGCGTTGGATACGGCGGCTCGTGTTTCCCGAAGGACGTGGACGCCTTCGTCCACCTGGCGGACCAGCTGGGCTACGATTTCGAGCTGCTCAAGAACGTGCGGCTGATCAACGAGGCCCAGCGCGAGCACGTGATGCAGAAGATCCGGCACGAGCTCTGGGTCATCCAGGACAAGACCGTGGCGGTGCTGGGGCTCGCGTTCAAGCCCTGCACGGACGACGTGCGGGAGGCGGCCTCGCTGTACTTCGTGCCCCGGCTCCAGGAGGCCGGCGCGCGGCTGCGCCTGTGGGACCCGGTGGCCACCGACAATTTCAAGACCCTCTATCCGGACCTGGCGTATTTCACGAGCCTCGAGGAATGCGTGAAGGACGCGGACCTGGCGCTGATCCTGACCGAGTGGTCGCAGATCGGCGAGCTGGGCCCGGAGCGGCTCCGGTCGCTGATGAAATGCCCGGTGGTCGTCGACGGCCGCAATATGTTCGATCCGAACGAAATGAGGGCCAAGGGGTTTGCCTACCATTGCGTGGGCCGCCCTTGAGAAGGCGTTTGACAACGGCCGGGCCTTGGCTTAATGGTGCCCGGCATTCGCGGCGGTGAGTGAAGGAACCTGTCCTGGAAGGGGGGAGATTACACCCAGTGTCAGAAGTCAAAGTCAGAAAAGGCGAGTCGGTGGAAAAGGCGCTGCGCCGGCTGAAGAAGAAGA from Kiritimatiellia bacterium includes the following:
- a CDS encoding UDP-glucose/GDP-mannose dehydrogenase family protein, with product MKITIVGTGYVGLVTGACFSEVGHEVLCVDKDERKIKMLRANQMPIYEPGLDEVVARNVAAGRLRFSTSLVEGTDFAEVIFIAVGTPPGAQGEADLSYVEQVVREVAEHMTSYRLLVEKSTVPVNTAEQIKRTVLRYSRKDVAFDVASNPEFLREGTAIEDALQPDRVVVGVESERAAHLLKAIYAPIVARSGGAFVEMGIASAELTKHASNSFLAMKISYINAVSRICELAGADVEQVANGMGLDRRIGRQFLKAGVGYGGSCFPKDVDAFVHLADQLGYDFELLKNVRLINEAQREHVMQKIRHELWVIQDKTVAVLGLAFKPCTDDVREAASLYFVPRLQEAGARLRLWDPVATDNFKTLYPDLAYFTSLEECVKDADLALILTEWSQIGELGPERLRSLMKCPVVVDGRNMFDPNEMRAKGFAYHCVGRP